In Vanessa cardui chromosome 8, ilVanCard2.1, whole genome shotgun sequence, the following are encoded in one genomic region:
- the LOC124532137 gene encoding transmembrane protein 62-like, with amino-acid sequence MHFSKAAISLVCVLLILSVFMANLLNIIAIDNFYAENSNIGDNYTKYLGKKYGQMTDSSKNLLWFLQISDIHISIFRDPARIAHFQQFTDITVKSIKPLIVLATGDLTDAKAKDNLGSSQVKKEWVYYHNIIKESGVTEYTTWLDIRGNHDNFNIRTINSQENYFRNYSIQGASHSKSYAHIVEHNGVNVAFLGMDACPDPGLRRPFNFIGILDVQEQQNLEKLKNEADQKADHLVWFGHYPTSCILSLERDSQRMSVRELIGSAGGSQVYVCGHLHSMGGLVKQMYTKHKKGYLELELGDWKDNRMFRLMAFDHGLFSFVDQKHNSWPIILVTNPKHARYVLPGREPLQLIPESSHIRILAFSDVKIESVKISFDKISWMLCKEKDPLYVCRWLPHLFATGLHKLYVEAIDEMGKNNTLEHPFSLDGTVMPFGITSRLMLMLDAGAVFQAVFGTLLIINVLPLVILRLQKRPPKYMRRYGQQILRSLWLLSKIDRIFYPIVLYAIYLPLGPWVIGELIDGYIGTIFAWGILIKGTYLPEPFTYTYGSVQLLFVQLPLILVLAHCLDTRLFAQHLRGYKRLIKNMPFIFLLSIQLLLAYFFWLEYGTISFLFGPLRTWSVVLSTLLWYKTLTLPPEYCRYLIKLNDLPS; translated from the exons ATGCATTTCTCCAAAGCAGCCATATCACTTGTTTGTGTGCTTTTAATTCTGTCTGTATTTATggctaatttattaaatataattgctaTAGACAATTTCTATGCAGAAAATAGTAACATAGGTGACAATTATACGAAGTATTTAGGCAAAAAATATGGACAAATGACTGATTCTTCCAAAAACCTTTTGTGGTTTTTGCAG ATATCCGACATACACATCAGTATATTCCGTGACCCAGCAAGAATTGCTCATTTTCAACAATTTACTGATATAACTGTTAAATCTATAAAGCCCCTTATTGTGTTAGCAACTGGAGATCTCACAGATGCCAAAGCTAAAGACAATTTGGGTAGTTCTCAAGTGAAAAAGGAATGGGTGTACTATCATAACATTATAAAGGAGTCTGGTGTAACTGAATACACAACATGGCTTGATATTAGAGGAAATCATG ATAACTTCAACATCAGGACAATTAATTCTCaggaaaattattttagaaactaTTCTATACAAGGAGCAAGTCATTCTAAATCATATGCCCATATAGTTGAGCATAATGGAGTAAATGTGGCATTTCTAGGCATGGATGCCTGCCCTGACCCTGGTTTAAGGCGACCATTTAATTTCATAGGCATTTTAGATGTACAAGAACAGCAGAAtttggaaaaattaaaaaatgaagcAGACCAAAAAGCTGATCATTTAGTTTGGTTTGGTCACTATCCTACATCATGTATATTATCCTTAGAAAGGGATTCCCAAAGAATGAGTGTGAGAGAACTTATTGGTAGTGCTGGTGGCTCACAAGTATATGTTTGTGGACACTTGCATTCAATGGGGGGATTAGTTAAACAAATGTATACTAAACACAAGAAAGGTTATCTAGAGCTTGAATTAGGTGACTGGAAAGACAATAGAATGTTTCGTTTAATGGCATTTGATCACGGATTATTTTCATTCGTTGATCAAAAGCATAACTCTTGGCCTATAATACTAGTGACAAATCCAAAACATGCTCGATATGTTTTACCAGGACGTGAACCTCTTCAGTTGATACCAGAATCAAGCCATATAAGAATATTAGCATTTAGTGATGTCAAAATAGAAAGTGTAAAAAtttcttttgataaaattagttGGATGCTCTGTAAGGAGAAAGATCCATTGTATGTTTGCCGTTGGTTACCACATTTGTTTGCTACTGGTTTACACAAGTTATATGTTGAAGCAATTGATGAAATgggtaaaaataatactttagaaCATCCATTTTCTTTGGATGGTACTGTAATGCCATTTGGAATAACATCGAGATTAATGCTAATGTTGGATGCTGGTGCAGtg TTTCAGGCCGTATTCGGaacattacttataataaacgTACTGCCGCTAGTCATTTTGAGACTTCAAAAACGACCGCCAAAATATATGAGAAGATATGGTCAGCAGATACTGCGGAGCCTTTGGTTATTAAGCAAAATTGACAGAATATTTTACCCTATTGTTTTGTATGCTATTTATTTGCCATTAGGACCTTGGGTAATTGGAGAACTAATAGATGGGTATATAGGAACTATATTTGCATGGGGGATTTTAATAAAAGGAACATACCTACCTGAACCATTTACTTACACATATGGAAGTGTACAATTACTGTTTGTACAGCTACCACTAATCCTTGTGCTAGCCCATTGCTTGGATACTAGATTGTTTGCCCAACATCTAAGAGGATATAAACGCCTAATAAAGAATATGCCATTCATTTTTCTGTTATCTATTCAGCTACTATTAGCGTATTTTTTTTGGCTAGAATATGGCACAATTTCGTTTTTATTCGGTCCTTTAAGAACGTGGAGTGTAGTTCTAAGCACCTTGTTATGGTACAAAACCTTGACGTTACCGCCCGAATATTGCAG GTATTTGATCAAGTTAAACGATTTACCGTCATAA
- the LOC124532138 gene encoding ATP-binding cassette sub-family G member 1-like isoform X2: MDVEVGSGDTNQIENPIVFTDLVYKLSGKIWFPYKRADEQVILKNACGAIRPGRLTFILGPSGAGKTTLLKILAGRKKTGVSGCLQGSDRNVVLVAQHATLIDTLTVQETLQFAAALKLPQKTRIERYYAMEAVSKQLGISDVFNTRAGRLSGGERKRLTIACELLTNPSILLLDEPTSGLDSVSSMSVAQALKSVARSGRIVACVIHQPSSQLFTSADDVILLANGRTLYSGANEDIPELLKRSGLVCPQYYNMADYLLEIASGEHSGNLALLEKEAITYASEMKKITDKEIQEKTVKDNSTEAEALLDSNILVVDGYNANFSQQMCALLHRGYIGALRDVHLTQIRLVCHLIVALLLGALYNGAGSEASRMISNTGCLFFFLLFLYFSNAMPTIHTFPVESTVVLQEHLNKWYYLSTYCATKIIIDLPIQLLCATIFVLPAWYLTSQPLEADRIGLAWVICALLTILAQTFGLVVGAACGVKLGLFVIPAANIPMLMFSEFFIPYHEMPSYLQPFASISYFRYAFDALMQTAYGFGRNVLPCHTVFCLFKRPEKYLDYLGLSKEFRTDVIALVIWIIILKISLMCVLKYKVYKACR, encoded by the exons GAAAAATATGGTTTCCATATAAACGAGCTGATGAGCAGGTGATTCTAAAAAATGCCTGCGGCGCCATCCGACCCGGACGACTGACTTTCATACTTGGACCTTCGGGAGCTGGCAAGACAACACTACTGAAAATATTAGCTGGAAGGAA AAAGACTGGTGTATCTGGTTGCCTTCAAGGATCTGATCGGAATGTTGTGCTGGTAGCTCAACACGCTACCCTTATTGACACACTCACTGTGCAAGAGACATTACAATTCGCAGCGGCGTTGAAGCTGCCACAAAAGACTCGAATTGAAAGATACTATGCG ATGGAAGCAGTATCAAAACAATTGGGAATCTCGGATGTTTTTAACACACGAGCTGGTCGCTTATCGGGTGGTGAAAGGAAGCGACTTACGATAGCATGTGAACTACTAACAAACCCTTCTATATTGCTTCTCGATGAACCAACTAG CGGCCTTGACTCCGTGTCATCCATGTCTGTTGCCCAAGCTCTTAAATCAGTAGCACGCAGCGGGCGAATAGTTGCATGCGTGATACATCAACCGTCCTCTCAGCTGTTTACCTCAGCTGATGACGTCATACTCCTAGCCAATGGAAGAACCTTGTACTCTGGGGCAAACGAGGATATCCCTGAATTGTTAAAAAGGTCTGGCCTTGTCTGCCCGCAGTATTATAACATGGCTGACTATC TTTTAGAGATTGCCAGCGGTGAACACTCCGGAAATTTAGCACTACTAGAAAAAGAGGCAATAACGTATGctagtgaaatgaaaaaaataacagataaaGAAATTCAGGAGAAAACAGTCAAAG acaATTCAACAGAAGCTGAAGCTCTTCTCGATTCAAACATTTTGGTTGTCGATGGATATAATGCAAATTTCAGCCAACAGATGTGCGCTCTACTCCACCGAGGATACATAGGGGCACTCCGAGATGTTCATTTAACTCAG ATACGACTTGTATGCCACTTAATAGTGGCTTTGTTGCTGGGTGCGCTGTACAACGGCGCGGGTTCAGAAGCGAGCCGCATGATCTCTAACACCGGATGTCTATTTTTTTTCCTGCTCTTCCTATATTTCTCAAACGCTATGCCAACAATACATACAT TTCCTGTGGAATCGACTGTCGTTCTTCAAGAACACCTTAACAAATGGTATTACTTATCAACATACTGCGCTACGAAAATAATAATCGACTTGCCAATACAG ttgtTGTGTGCAACAATCTTCGTATTACCCGCTTGGTATTTAACGTCACAACCTCTGGAAGCTGATAGAATTGGTTTAGCTTGGGTCATCTGTGCTCTACTAACCATACTCGCTCAAACTTTTGGGCTAGTAGTAGGAGCTGCATGTGGAGTCAAG CTTGGCCTGTTCGTCATACCAGCTGCAAATATTCCGATGCTGATGTTTTCGGAATTTTTCATACCGTATCATGAAATGCCTTCGTATCTACAACCATTTGCTTCGATATCATATTTTCGATACGCGTTTGATGCATTAATGCAAACTGCGTATGGTTTCGGTCGTAACGTTCTTCCTTGCCAtacagttttttgtttatttaagcgACCTGAGAAATATCTAGATTACTTAGGTCTTTCAAAAGAATTCAGAACTGACGTAATAGCTTTAGTTATATGgattataattctaaaaatatcacttatgtgcgttttaaaatataaagtttacaAGGCGTGTAGATAA
- the LOC124532138 gene encoding ATP-binding cassette sub-family G member 1-like isoform X1 codes for MDVEHSGDDVSLEDGCHLVFNDISFGVKTHFKRKIWFPYKRADEQVILKNACGAIRPGRLTFILGPSGAGKTTLLKILAGRKKTGVSGCLQGSDRNVVLVAQHATLIDTLTVQETLQFAAALKLPQKTRIERYYAMEAVSKQLGISDVFNTRAGRLSGGERKRLTIACELLTNPSILLLDEPTSGLDSVSSMSVAQALKSVARSGRIVACVIHQPSSQLFTSADDVILLANGRTLYSGANEDIPELLKRSGLVCPQYYNMADYLLEIASGEHSGNLALLEKEAITYASEMKKITDKEIQEKTVKDNSTEAEALLDSNILVVDGYNANFSQQMCALLHRGYIGALRDVHLTQIRLVCHLIVALLLGALYNGAGSEASRMISNTGCLFFFLLFLYFSNAMPTIHTFPVESTVVLQEHLNKWYYLSTYCATKIIIDLPIQLLCATIFVLPAWYLTSQPLEADRIGLAWVICALLTILAQTFGLVVGAACGVKLGLFVIPAANIPMLMFSEFFIPYHEMPSYLQPFASISYFRYAFDALMQTAYGFGRNVLPCHTVFCLFKRPEKYLDYLGLSKEFRTDVIALVIWIIILKISLMCVLKYKVYKACR; via the exons GAAAAATATGGTTTCCATATAAACGAGCTGATGAGCAGGTGATTCTAAAAAATGCCTGCGGCGCCATCCGACCCGGACGACTGACTTTCATACTTGGACCTTCGGGAGCTGGCAAGACAACACTACTGAAAATATTAGCTGGAAGGAA AAAGACTGGTGTATCTGGTTGCCTTCAAGGATCTGATCGGAATGTTGTGCTGGTAGCTCAACACGCTACCCTTATTGACACACTCACTGTGCAAGAGACATTACAATTCGCAGCGGCGTTGAAGCTGCCACAAAAGACTCGAATTGAAAGATACTATGCG ATGGAAGCAGTATCAAAACAATTGGGAATCTCGGATGTTTTTAACACACGAGCTGGTCGCTTATCGGGTGGTGAAAGGAAGCGACTTACGATAGCATGTGAACTACTAACAAACCCTTCTATATTGCTTCTCGATGAACCAACTAG CGGCCTTGACTCCGTGTCATCCATGTCTGTTGCCCAAGCTCTTAAATCAGTAGCACGCAGCGGGCGAATAGTTGCATGCGTGATACATCAACCGTCCTCTCAGCTGTTTACCTCAGCTGATGACGTCATACTCCTAGCCAATGGAAGAACCTTGTACTCTGGGGCAAACGAGGATATCCCTGAATTGTTAAAAAGGTCTGGCCTTGTCTGCCCGCAGTATTATAACATGGCTGACTATC TTTTAGAGATTGCCAGCGGTGAACACTCCGGAAATTTAGCACTACTAGAAAAAGAGGCAATAACGTATGctagtgaaatgaaaaaaataacagataaaGAAATTCAGGAGAAAACAGTCAAAG acaATTCAACAGAAGCTGAAGCTCTTCTCGATTCAAACATTTTGGTTGTCGATGGATATAATGCAAATTTCAGCCAACAGATGTGCGCTCTACTCCACCGAGGATACATAGGGGCACTCCGAGATGTTCATTTAACTCAG ATACGACTTGTATGCCACTTAATAGTGGCTTTGTTGCTGGGTGCGCTGTACAACGGCGCGGGTTCAGAAGCGAGCCGCATGATCTCTAACACCGGATGTCTATTTTTTTTCCTGCTCTTCCTATATTTCTCAAACGCTATGCCAACAATACATACAT TTCCTGTGGAATCGACTGTCGTTCTTCAAGAACACCTTAACAAATGGTATTACTTATCAACATACTGCGCTACGAAAATAATAATCGACTTGCCAATACAG ttgtTGTGTGCAACAATCTTCGTATTACCCGCTTGGTATTTAACGTCACAACCTCTGGAAGCTGATAGAATTGGTTTAGCTTGGGTCATCTGTGCTCTACTAACCATACTCGCTCAAACTTTTGGGCTAGTAGTAGGAGCTGCATGTGGAGTCAAG CTTGGCCTGTTCGTCATACCAGCTGCAAATATTCCGATGCTGATGTTTTCGGAATTTTTCATACCGTATCATGAAATGCCTTCGTATCTACAACCATTTGCTTCGATATCATATTTTCGATACGCGTTTGATGCATTAATGCAAACTGCGTATGGTTTCGGTCGTAACGTTCTTCCTTGCCAtacagttttttgtttatttaagcgACCTGAGAAATATCTAGATTACTTAGGTCTTTCAAAAGAATTCAGAACTGACGTAATAGCTTTAGTTATATGgattataattctaaaaatatcacttatgtgcgttttaaaatataaagtttacaAGGCGTGTAGATAA